The following coding sequences lie in one Thalassoglobus polymorphus genomic window:
- a CDS encoding HPF/RaiA family ribosome-associated protein, whose amino-acid sequence MKINVNAPIEAKRHHFQDSALNHIAKTLDRFSNRISSVTITLTDENGPRGGVDQQCRISLVMPRFGEVVATSTHENRWTAFTQAADKVRRIVVTKLKRPKALRMRQTKDRHEPELELSSS is encoded by the coding sequence ATGAAGATTAACGTCAATGCTCCAATCGAAGCAAAACGTCATCACTTCCAAGACTCAGCTCTTAACCATATCGCCAAAACACTGGATCGATTTTCGAATCGAATTTCCAGCGTGACGATTACACTGACCGATGAGAATGGCCCTCGTGGGGGAGTCGATCAGCAATGCCGTATCAGTTTGGTGATGCCTCGTTTTGGAGAGGTTGTCGCAACTTCGACGCATGAAAATCGATGGACAGCCTTCACGCAGGCAGCAGATAAAGTACGCCGCATTGTCGTGACGAAACTGAAGCGTCCGAAGGCTTTGCGGATGCGTCAAACGAAAGATCGGCATGAGCCTGAGTTAGAACTCTCTTCGAGTTAA
- the dps gene encoding DNA starvation/stationary phase protection protein Dps codes for MSTVTSLNYQTHNDISEETRESMIELLNQHLADTFDLYTQVKQSHWNVKGMNFMQLHLLFDDLAENFIRYADMIAERATALGGRAEGTARMAANNSRIEELPIELTDGKDFLIAMANRFGEYAALSRIAIDKSENLNDAVTCDLFTEITREVDKSLYFLESHLQSM; via the coding sequence ATGAGTACCGTAACCAGCTTGAATTACCAAACACATAATGACATCTCGGAAGAGACCCGCGAGTCGATGATCGAACTGCTGAATCAGCATCTGGCTGACACTTTCGATCTTTACACCCAAGTCAAGCAGTCTCACTGGAACGTGAAGGGCATGAACTTCATGCAGCTGCACTTGCTCTTCGATGACCTCGCTGAAAACTTTATCCGTTATGCCGATATGATCGCCGAGCGAGCAACAGCATTAGGCGGGCGTGCAGAAGGAACCGCGAGGATGGCAGCGAATAATTCACGAATTGAGGAGTTGCCAATTGAGTTGACTGACGGCAAAGACTTCTTGATCGCAATGGCAAACCGCTTCGGTGAGTATGCCGCTCTGTCACGAATAGCGATTGATAAATCAGAGAATCTAAACGACGCCGTCACCTGTGACCTGTTCACCGAGATCACTCGCGAAGTTGATAAGAGCCTCTACTTCCTCGAATCACACTTGCAATCCATGTGA
- the rnk gene encoding nucleoside diphosphate kinase regulator, whose amino-acid sequence MAAKRKIIISKEDHERLRNLFFSKFAAAFSDKPYLQSLKDELNVAEIVAPKEIPPDVVTMNSTVRLRDTRTKEVDTYTLVYPKEANIAEDKLSVLAPIGTAILGYRVGDLVRWQVPSGTISVRIDELVFQPERDGVTA is encoded by the coding sequence ATGGCTGCCAAACGAAAAATCATTATCAGCAAAGAAGATCACGAACGATTGAGGAACCTTTTCTTCAGTAAGTTCGCAGCCGCATTCAGTGATAAGCCCTACCTTCAATCGTTGAAAGACGAATTGAACGTCGCGGAGATTGTTGCACCGAAGGAAATTCCTCCTGATGTCGTCACGATGAATTCAACTGTGAGATTGCGCGACACGCGGACCAAAGAAGTTGACACTTACACTCTCGTCTATCCTAAAGAAGCAAATATCGCAGAGGACAAACTTTCAGTACTTGCCCCGATCGGAACCGCAATTCTTGGTTACCGAGTTGGCGATCTTGTTCGGTGGCAGGTCCCAAGCGGGACGATCTCTGTTCGTATCGATGAATTAGTTTTTCAACCCGAACGCGACGGAGTGACCGCTTAA
- a CDS encoding HAD family hydrolase, which produces MRLRVIATDYDGTVAKDGVLSPAVRAAIAKARKQGLLVVIVTGRILSELRSVAGSLDFVDGVVAENGAVVALPSGHITLLGTPPPMCLIEKLTKRGLDFKVGRCVVEMEAEFADIAISLIRELELPLAITFNRGRMMLLPASISKSSGLRHLLDTLGVSLHNAVGIGDAENDHELLAVCEHGVAVSWGSSRLKEAADDVIVGDGPDAVADYLEQICVDIRIPAESSSHRKVVLEEVEGQPPFEIQIRSRNILVAGDSFSGKSWLAGMLVEQQILQGYTVHVFDPEGDYSSLALLPNTVVLGGGRMLPHGDDLKMLLQQGINVVLNLSHLDHGAKCEYIEHHLPLVAQHRRERGFPHRIMLDECHYFLGGALGRRLLDFQLDGYMLVTYRPSQLPIEVLKEIDVIAVTRLAEQDEVDVLRDLLDQKSDHYVDSHDWYEELASLNISEAALLPPTEETNGQLRRFIVAPRLTAHVRHRTKYYEIPVSKEEEFVFTNQGEPVGQSAATLQELAVAAKHVPSDVLLGHCCHHDFSRWIATVFGDHSLANDIRQLESELKADGLVERFMNRFSETVEKRYESR; this is translated from the coding sequence ATGAGACTTCGAGTGATTGCGACCGACTATGACGGAACAGTTGCCAAAGATGGAGTGTTAAGCCCGGCTGTCCGTGCTGCAATTGCGAAGGCTCGCAAACAGGGTCTGCTCGTGGTGATCGTCACTGGACGGATTCTTTCTGAGCTGCGAAGCGTTGCAGGTAGTCTTGATTTTGTCGATGGAGTCGTTGCCGAAAATGGTGCAGTCGTTGCACTTCCGAGTGGACACATCACGCTGCTTGGAACTCCTCCCCCAATGTGTCTTATTGAAAAACTGACGAAGCGAGGACTCGACTTTAAAGTGGGGCGTTGCGTCGTCGAAATGGAGGCCGAGTTCGCGGATATTGCGATTTCGCTCATTCGTGAACTGGAACTTCCGTTGGCGATTACTTTCAACCGAGGGCGAATGATGCTATTGCCTGCGTCGATCAGTAAGTCGAGTGGGTTGCGTCATCTTCTGGACACCTTGGGAGTGTCCCTTCACAACGCTGTCGGGATTGGAGATGCAGAAAATGATCACGAACTGTTAGCAGTTTGCGAACATGGTGTTGCCGTCTCATGGGGATCGTCTCGACTTAAGGAAGCTGCCGACGATGTGATTGTCGGCGATGGCCCGGATGCCGTCGCGGATTATCTCGAACAGATTTGCGTAGACATTCGTATTCCTGCAGAGTCGTCCAGCCATCGCAAGGTGGTGCTCGAAGAGGTCGAGGGGCAACCACCGTTTGAGATACAGATTCGGAGTCGCAACATCCTGGTTGCTGGTGACTCTTTCAGTGGCAAGTCGTGGCTTGCAGGAATGCTGGTCGAGCAGCAGATACTTCAGGGATACACCGTTCATGTCTTTGATCCCGAAGGTGATTACAGCAGCCTGGCATTACTGCCGAATACCGTTGTGCTTGGTGGTGGTCGTATGCTGCCACACGGAGACGATTTAAAAATGTTACTGCAACAGGGGATCAACGTTGTTTTGAATTTGTCTCATCTGGATCATGGGGCAAAGTGTGAGTACATCGAGCATCACCTTCCGCTGGTTGCCCAACACCGGCGGGAACGCGGGTTCCCCCATCGAATCATGCTCGATGAGTGTCACTACTTTCTCGGTGGTGCGCTCGGGCGGCGTTTGTTGGACTTTCAGCTTGATGGTTACATGTTGGTGACATACCGACCATCGCAATTACCGATTGAGGTGCTCAAAGAAATTGATGTGATCGCAGTGACACGTCTTGCAGAACAGGATGAAGTCGATGTCCTGCGTGATCTTCTGGATCAAAAGAGTGATCACTATGTCGACTCGCACGACTGGTACGAGGAACTCGCCAGTCTGAATATCAGCGAAGCTGCGTTACTCCCTCCGACAGAGGAGACAAACGGACAACTGCGTCGCTTCATTGTGGCCCCTCGGCTGACCGCTCATGTGCGTCATCGTACAAAGTACTACGAAATTCCTGTCTCAAAGGAAGAGGAATTCGTCTTTACAAACCAGGGAGAGCCTGTGGGACAGTCAGCGGCAACTTTGCAAGAACTGGCTGTCGCTGCCAAGCATGTCCCATCGGATGTTCTACTTGGTCATTGTTGCCACCATGATTTTTCACGTTGGATCGCCACCGTGTTTGGTGATCACAGTCTTGCCAACGACATTCGGCAACTCGAATCAGAATTGAAAGCAGATGGGTTAGTAGAACGATTCATGAACCGTTTTAGTGAGACGGTTGAGAAGCGGTACGAGAGTCGTTGA
- a CDS encoding universal stress protein translates to MNLNQIILTTDFSDHARKAYGCAAELAERHQATLHLVHFSGAIPSVLSQASQETLFDTLEVALAEEVRNHSLFSNVDVRTNLQRSRWTRTRQRAIEQELNIDLVVISPRGRTSLSKMVLGSFADRIVRDSSVPVLLFRRTAESDSFRPQTVLVPHDFYDHSFAITPAMTWLNDDCRPSYRLLHVYESSHDFSESALGKRPHFKEILKNLQSLSVESRFIELIEDELSGFDVTLETAQGIPSEQVVQRANYLETDLVLLGKRDSLGSVSRSVIREARCSVLTVPVNEVEDSKLFREQESQVGQSSARGG, encoded by the coding sequence ATGAACCTGAATCAGATTATCCTGACAACCGACTTTTCGGATCATGCTCGCAAAGCTTATGGGTGTGCTGCTGAGTTGGCAGAAAGACATCAGGCGACTCTCCACCTCGTCCATTTCTCTGGAGCGATTCCGAGCGTGCTTTCGCAGGCGTCGCAAGAGACTTTGTTCGACACGCTCGAAGTGGCACTCGCCGAAGAGGTTCGGAATCATTCTCTGTTTTCGAACGTTGATGTTCGTACGAACTTACAGCGAAGTCGTTGGACACGGACCCGCCAAAGAGCAATTGAGCAGGAGCTCAACATTGATTTAGTTGTGATCTCCCCGCGCGGGCGGACGTCGCTTTCCAAAATGGTTCTCGGAAGCTTCGCTGATCGAATCGTTCGGGACTCATCGGTGCCCGTTCTGCTGTTTCGTCGCACAGCGGAGAGCGATTCATTCAGACCTCAGACAGTTTTGGTGCCGCATGATTTTTACGATCATTCGTTTGCCATCACCCCAGCGATGACGTGGTTAAACGATGACTGCCGCCCTTCGTACCGTTTACTTCATGTTTATGAGTCATCGCACGATTTCTCTGAATCTGCTTTGGGGAAGAGGCCTCATTTTAAGGAAATCCTGAAGAATCTTCAGTCCCTCTCGGTTGAGTCCCGGTTTATCGAGTTGATCGAGGACGAGCTCAGCGGATTCGATGTCACCTTGGAAACTGCTCAGGGGATTCCGTCGGAGCAAGTTGTACAGCGTGCAAATTATTTAGAAACAGATTTGGTGCTGCTCGGAAAGCGAGACAGCTTGGGCAGTGTGAGCCGAAGTGTTATTCGGGAAGCACGCTGCAGCGTGCTCACTGTGCCAGTGAATGAGGTCGAAGACTCGAAATTGTTTCGAGAACAAGAGTCTCAGGTTGGGCAGTCTTCGGCACGAGGCGGGTGA